Proteins encoded by one window of Danaus plexippus chromosome Z, MEX_DaPlex, whole genome shotgun sequence:
- the LOC116777319 gene encoding uncharacterized protein CG3556 isoform X1 produces the protein MMSIRLYVLCAVLLHFTVAKAQTETEPTTTVATKAVTTVAPTTATWESETLNEGQAIQKALQYLLNHRESDWGWGNDTHHVMLTLQLYSQLANNTGKEIEQQGLEMQLSAKQMEIEILLMMSKHHESPPPLGRLAAYTLALGALCKDPRSFHGRDLVAALLHREPPHDLEFAYATLAACSSAAHVRRRHIRRLLDIANAAADHSLDTISMVILALRCVVQDHRHRSLIHFVRRPMAGLARQQHPDGSFGSLTTTALAIQALEDSDTGPGAHQHWSLPAARKWLLECQSSDGGWGDASSTAAAVAALTPASLAAVRPPHCSDKLLDSRHEPLDNNGGDGTLKLAYQSHSTNDSDARNVSFTYTLWLGTNVTENYTLYMVAPRNISFYHVMQMAAEQEPKFKFEASEWPNGHYVHTLAGHKEEPMGYHYWLLYRLPEIPDPASPPGNQLVAPVGVDDLMVEDGEHYLFWYKKL, from the exons ATGATGTCTATACGTCTGTATGTGTTGTGCGCAGTGCTTTTGCACTTTACTGTCGCAAAAGCACAGACTG aAACTGAACCAACGACCACTGTGGCCACTAAGGCTGTGACCACAGTGGCTCCCACTACCGCTACATGGGAGTCGGAGACTTTGAACGAGGGCCAGGCGATCCAGAAGGCTCTCCAATATCTCCTGAATCATCGCGAGTCCGACTGGGGCTGGGGCAATGACACCCACCACGTTATGTTGACTTTGCAG CTTTATTCACAGTTAGCAAATAATACCGGGAAGGAAATAGAGCAACAAGGATTGGAGATGCAGCTGTCGGCCAAACAAATGGAGATTGAAATACTGCTCATGATGTCCAA GCACCATGAGTCCCCTCCTCCGCTAGGGCGTCTCGCTGCCTACACGCTTGCCTTGGGAGCGCTATGCAAGGATCCTCGTTCTTTCCACGGAAGGGACCTGGTAGCCGCTCTCCTACATCGAGAACCACCCCACGACCTCGAATTCGCTTACGCCACTTTAGCAGCCTGTTCCTCAGCGGCTCATGTAAGACGCCGCCACATCAGGAGACTTCTAGATATCGCCAACGCTGCAGCCGATCATAGCCTCG ATACTATATCGATGGTGATCCTGGCTTTGCGCTGCGTGGTTCAAGATCATCGTCACCGTAGCCTGATACATTTCGTGCGCCGTCCTATGGCCGGCCTGGCTCGTCAACAACACCCCGACGGTAGCTTCGGGTCGCTGACCACCACCGCGTTGGCCATACAA GCTCTGGAAGATTCCGACACAGGTCCCGGTGCCCATCAACATTGGAGTCTACCGGCTGCCCGCAAGTGGCTTCTGGAGTGTCAGTCTTCGGACGGAGGTTGGGGCGACGCTTCCAGTACAGCAGCCGCTGTAGCCGCTCTCACGCCAGCATCACTGGCCGCTGTCCGACCACCGCATTGCAGCGACAAACTCCTAGACAGCCGCCATGAACCACTCG ACAACAACGGCGGTGACGGAACTCTGAAGTTGGCATACCAATCCCACTCTACAAACGACTCCGATGCGCGAAATGTTTCCTTCACCTACACTCTATGGCTCGGCACCAATGTCACTGAGAACTACACCCTGTATATGGTAGCTCCGAG GAACATCTCTTTCTACCACGTGATGCAAATGGCCGCTGAGCAGGAACCGAAATTCAAATTCGAAGCCAGCGAATGGCCAAACGGTCACTACGTTCACACCCTCGCCGGTCACAAGGAAGAACCCATGGGATATCACTACTGGCTGCTCTACCGTCTGCCAGAAATCCCTGACCCCGCCAGCCCACCCGGCAACCAACTCGTCGCTCCTGTCG GTGTGGACGACTTGATGGTGGAAGACGGAGAACATTATTTGTTCTGGTACAAGAAGCTGTAA
- the LOC116777319 gene encoding uncharacterized protein CG3556 isoform X2, with protein MMSIRLYVLCAVLLHFTVAKAQTETEPTTTVATKAVTTVAPTTATWESETLNEGQAIQKALQYLLNHRESDWGWGNDTHHVMLTLQLANNTGKEIEQQGLEMQLSAKQMEIEILLMMSKHHESPPPLGRLAAYTLALGALCKDPRSFHGRDLVAALLHREPPHDLEFAYATLAACSSAAHVRRRHIRRLLDIANAAADHSLDTISMVILALRCVVQDHRHRSLIHFVRRPMAGLARQQHPDGSFGSLTTTALAIQALEDSDTGPGAHQHWSLPAARKWLLECQSSDGGWGDASSTAAAVAALTPASLAAVRPPHCSDKLLDSRHEPLDNNGGDGTLKLAYQSHSTNDSDARNVSFTYTLWLGTNVTENYTLYMVAPRNISFYHVMQMAAEQEPKFKFEASEWPNGHYVHTLAGHKEEPMGYHYWLLYRLPEIPDPASPPGNQLVAPVGVDDLMVEDGEHYLFWYKKL; from the exons ATGATGTCTATACGTCTGTATGTGTTGTGCGCAGTGCTTTTGCACTTTACTGTCGCAAAAGCACAGACTG aAACTGAACCAACGACCACTGTGGCCACTAAGGCTGTGACCACAGTGGCTCCCACTACCGCTACATGGGAGTCGGAGACTTTGAACGAGGGCCAGGCGATCCAGAAGGCTCTCCAATATCTCCTGAATCATCGCGAGTCCGACTGGGGCTGGGGCAATGACACCCACCACGTTATGTTGACTTTGCAG TTAGCAAATAATACCGGGAAGGAAATAGAGCAACAAGGATTGGAGATGCAGCTGTCGGCCAAACAAATGGAGATTGAAATACTGCTCATGATGTCCAA GCACCATGAGTCCCCTCCTCCGCTAGGGCGTCTCGCTGCCTACACGCTTGCCTTGGGAGCGCTATGCAAGGATCCTCGTTCTTTCCACGGAAGGGACCTGGTAGCCGCTCTCCTACATCGAGAACCACCCCACGACCTCGAATTCGCTTACGCCACTTTAGCAGCCTGTTCCTCAGCGGCTCATGTAAGACGCCGCCACATCAGGAGACTTCTAGATATCGCCAACGCTGCAGCCGATCATAGCCTCG ATACTATATCGATGGTGATCCTGGCTTTGCGCTGCGTGGTTCAAGATCATCGTCACCGTAGCCTGATACATTTCGTGCGCCGTCCTATGGCCGGCCTGGCTCGTCAACAACACCCCGACGGTAGCTTCGGGTCGCTGACCACCACCGCGTTGGCCATACAA GCTCTGGAAGATTCCGACACAGGTCCCGGTGCCCATCAACATTGGAGTCTACCGGCTGCCCGCAAGTGGCTTCTGGAGTGTCAGTCTTCGGACGGAGGTTGGGGCGACGCTTCCAGTACAGCAGCCGCTGTAGCCGCTCTCACGCCAGCATCACTGGCCGCTGTCCGACCACCGCATTGCAGCGACAAACTCCTAGACAGCCGCCATGAACCACTCG ACAACAACGGCGGTGACGGAACTCTGAAGTTGGCATACCAATCCCACTCTACAAACGACTCCGATGCGCGAAATGTTTCCTTCACCTACACTCTATGGCTCGGCACCAATGTCACTGAGAACTACACCCTGTATATGGTAGCTCCGAG GAACATCTCTTTCTACCACGTGATGCAAATGGCCGCTGAGCAGGAACCGAAATTCAAATTCGAAGCCAGCGAATGGCCAAACGGTCACTACGTTCACACCCTCGCCGGTCACAAGGAAGAACCCATGGGATATCACTACTGGCTGCTCTACCGTCTGCCAGAAATCCCTGACCCCGCCAGCCCACCCGGCAACCAACTCGTCGCTCCTGTCG GTGTGGACGACTTGATGGTGGAAGACGGAGAACATTATTTGTTCTGGTACAAGAAGCTGTAA